The following proteins are encoded in a genomic region of Mycolicibacterium confluentis:
- a CDS encoding 2-isopropylmalate synthase, with the protein MISNLFDAPLPRGLREQTAGMSWDAVLNTFATCSGPVQLGGWERAAAGEFKATLAIGDRVCTATASAVGPIGALTAMLYEQGVAFETLEFHQLHAGENTATFIRGGNGAAEEWALGWSVDSTQSALTAIIACANRLGV; encoded by the coding sequence ATGATCTCGAACCTCTTTGACGCACCCCTCCCACGCGGCCTGCGCGAGCAGACCGCCGGAATGTCCTGGGACGCCGTCCTCAACACCTTCGCGACCTGCTCAGGCCCAGTGCAGCTGGGCGGCTGGGAGCGCGCCGCCGCCGGCGAGTTCAAGGCCACCCTCGCCATCGGTGACCGTGTGTGCACCGCGACGGCGTCGGCCGTCGGGCCCATCGGCGCGCTGACGGCCATGCTCTACGAGCAGGGTGTCGCGTTCGAGACGCTCGAATTCCACCAACTGCACGCGGGAGAGAACACCGCGACGTTCATCCGTGGTGGTAACGGGGCGGCCGAGGAGTGGGCGCTCGGCTGGTCGGTCGACTCCACCCAGTCGGCTCTCACGGCGATCATCGCCTGTGCGAACCGACTGGGTGTCTGA
- a CDS encoding ArsR/SmtB family transcription factor, translated as MPARFLEDGEHPLYEIKANLFKALAHPARIRILEILSTDPEPTGVRDILNATGLEPTLLSQHLAVLKRHQVVTAERVGNAVFYRLAHPQVSELLRIARIFLTDTLAARKEQLNAVRSLPAIGPTP; from the coding sequence ATGCCCGCACGTTTCCTCGAAGACGGTGAACACCCGCTCTACGAGATCAAGGCGAACCTGTTCAAGGCGCTCGCCCACCCCGCCCGAATCCGCATCCTGGAGATCCTGTCCACCGACCCCGAACCGACGGGGGTGCGCGACATCCTCAACGCCACGGGCCTGGAGCCCACGCTGCTGTCCCAACACCTGGCGGTGCTCAAGCGGCATCAGGTCGTCACGGCCGAGCGGGTGGGCAACGCGGTCTTTTATCGGCTCGCGCACCCGCAGGTCTCCGAACTGCTGCGCATCGCGCGGATCTTCCTCACCGACACGCTGGCCGCCCGCAAGGAGCAGCTCAACGCCGTTCGGTCGCTGCCCGCGATCGGCCCCACCCCGTGA
- a CDS encoding SulP family inorganic anion transporter: MIATLGARAARLLPHRSDYAEAPRSWRRDVLAGVTVGVVALPLALAFGISSGVGAAAGLITAVVAGIVAAVFGGSHVQVSGPTGAMAVVLAPVVAHYGLGSVALVTVLAGLIVVAAGVTGLGRAVTFIPWPVIEGFTVGIAAIIFLQQVPAALGQTAAPGQTPLKAAWQVVTSLDWTVAKTALMVVATVVVLMVALPKIHRAIPESLTAVVVATVLVVSVGIPAARIGELPAHLPAPVLPHADLNALRTLLGAALAIAALAAIESLLSARVAATMSPSGPYDPDRELVGQGLASVASGIFGGMPATGAIARTAVNVRSGARTRLAAVVHSALLLGVVYLGTDAVSAIPLAALAAVLMVTSLRMVSAGTVLTILRSTRSDALTFALTAIVTICFDLIDAVAIGLLAAAFFALRSVARRSSVQHEPLPGPPQPYDDRIVLLRLDGAMFFGAAERISSLIADAEHPDVRVVIIRMSNLGMLDATGAHTLALIAEELEARGVTVIIKGVQAEHLDLLTNVGVIDALRHENHLIDSLDEAVAHARQHASAG, encoded by the coding sequence GTGATCGCGACGCTGGGCGCACGCGCCGCAAGGCTGCTGCCCCATCGATCCGACTACGCCGAGGCGCCCCGGTCGTGGCGCCGCGACGTCCTGGCCGGAGTCACCGTGGGTGTGGTGGCGCTGCCGCTCGCCCTGGCGTTCGGCATCAGCTCTGGGGTCGGCGCCGCCGCGGGCCTGATCACGGCCGTGGTCGCGGGCATTGTGGCCGCCGTGTTCGGCGGATCGCACGTTCAGGTGTCGGGTCCGACCGGGGCGATGGCCGTGGTGCTCGCGCCCGTCGTCGCGCACTACGGCCTGGGCAGTGTCGCCCTGGTGACGGTGCTGGCAGGGCTGATTGTGGTGGCAGCCGGGGTGACCGGGCTCGGCCGAGCCGTGACGTTCATACCGTGGCCGGTGATCGAGGGGTTCACCGTCGGTATCGCCGCCATCATCTTCCTCCAGCAGGTCCCAGCCGCGCTGGGCCAGACGGCGGCGCCGGGCCAGACGCCGCTCAAGGCGGCCTGGCAGGTCGTGACCTCGCTCGACTGGACCGTCGCCAAGACGGCGCTGATGGTGGTGGCGACGGTCGTGGTCCTGATGGTCGCGCTCCCGAAGATCCACCGCGCCATCCCGGAATCACTGACCGCGGTCGTGGTGGCCACGGTCCTCGTGGTGAGCGTCGGCATTCCGGCGGCACGGATCGGCGAACTGCCCGCGCACCTTCCGGCCCCCGTACTTCCGCACGCCGACCTGAACGCGCTTCGCACGCTTCTGGGTGCCGCGCTGGCGATCGCCGCGCTGGCGGCCATCGAGTCACTGCTGTCGGCGCGGGTCGCGGCGACCATGTCGCCGTCGGGGCCCTATGACCCGGATCGGGAACTCGTCGGCCAGGGGCTGGCTTCAGTGGCCTCCGGCATCTTCGGAGGCATGCCCGCAACCGGGGCGATCGCCCGCACCGCGGTCAACGTCCGCTCCGGCGCGCGTACGCGCCTCGCCGCGGTCGTGCACTCGGCGCTGCTGCTCGGGGTGGTCTACCTCGGCACCGATGCGGTGTCCGCAATCCCCCTGGCCGCGCTGGCGGCGGTCCTGATGGTCACCTCGCTGCGGATGGTCTCAGCAGGGACCGTGCTGACGATTCTGCGCTCGACCCGATCGGATGCGCTGACGTTCGCCCTGACCGCGATCGTCACCATCTGCTTCGACCTGATCGACGCCGTGGCGATAGGGCTCTTGGCCGCAGCGTTTTTCGCCCTCCGCAGCGTGGCTCGGCGTAGCAGCGTGCAGCACGAACCCCTGCCTGGCCCGCCGCAACCGTATGACGACAGGATCGTCCTTCTGCGCCTCGACGGGGCCATGTTCTTCGGTGCGGCCGAACGGATTTCGTCGCTCATCGCCGACGCCGAACACCCTGACGTCCGTGTGGTGATCATCAGGATGTCGAACCTGGGAATGCTCGACGCGACGGGAGCCCACACGCTGGCGCTCATCGCCGAGGAGTTGGAGGCGCGCGGCGTCACCGTGATCATCAAGGGCGTGCAGGCCGAGCACTTGGACCTGCTCACCAATGTCGGTGTCATCGATGCCCTACGGCACGAGAACCACCTGATCGACTCCCTTGACGAGGCCGTGGCCCACGCGCGCCAACACGCCTCGGCCGGTTGA
- a CDS encoding PE-PPE domain-containing protein gives MKFSVWVAPAACLAIATAVTVAQVMPVPSSPVDLLAQRVLAMGGNGRPDGDNMLAELNGYFDPASVNYGLCDARPDCELDTYGVISWNAQVWRPDSPFDVQQADGVRSLDATLRAELNDTAPDDDVVVVGYSSSASVVVRYLRQLHAQAMAGEDVPSPDQVRFLALGSPNRPNGGLFARFPGLHIPILGVTTDGANTETGYQLTDISWKYDLVSDFPTYPLNLVALANAALGFFYLHSYYYEADPNNTDLVVSDPKWTGAKEGELTDYITIAPRHLPLLQPFYDAGVPARLLDAIEPLLTEIVELGYDRETPVWQATSAKLLPRPELLLKALPKLVAALKKGVKILVGRTPAARTLSDESAGTSVASAPLAQTSLEAKRSSKVLWPSSVKRAEFSAERPARRGSAVRATQNLKAAVDRVRDGFQRAGARFKVKSRAQTQTTTESGRESQNSPSTADAAA, from the coding sequence GTGAAGTTCTCGGTGTGGGTGGCACCTGCGGCGTGCCTGGCGATCGCGACGGCAGTGACGGTGGCGCAGGTGATGCCCGTGCCGTCCTCGCCCGTGGATCTTCTGGCGCAGCGGGTGCTGGCGATGGGCGGCAACGGCCGTCCCGACGGCGACAACATGCTCGCGGAACTCAACGGTTACTTCGACCCGGCGAGTGTGAACTACGGGCTGTGCGATGCGCGCCCCGACTGCGAGTTGGACACCTACGGCGTCATCAGCTGGAACGCTCAGGTGTGGCGGCCGGATTCACCGTTCGACGTCCAACAGGCGGATGGTGTGCGCAGTCTGGACGCCACGCTGCGCGCGGAGCTCAACGACACCGCGCCCGACGACGACGTCGTGGTGGTCGGGTACTCGTCGAGTGCCAGCGTGGTGGTTCGGTACCTGCGCCAACTGCACGCCCAGGCGATGGCCGGCGAGGATGTGCCCAGTCCCGACCAGGTCCGGTTTCTGGCCCTCGGCAGCCCAAATCGCCCCAACGGTGGCCTGTTCGCGCGCTTTCCCGGTCTGCACATCCCGATCCTGGGCGTCACCACAGACGGCGCCAACACCGAAACCGGCTACCAGCTCACCGACATCAGCTGGAAGTACGACCTGGTCTCGGACTTCCCGACGTATCCGCTGAACCTGGTGGCGCTCGCCAACGCGGCCCTCGGGTTCTTCTATCTGCACAGTTACTACTACGAGGCTGACCCCAACAACACCGACCTGGTGGTGTCCGATCCGAAGTGGACCGGCGCCAAGGAGGGCGAGCTCACCGACTACATCACCATCGCCCCAAGGCATCTGCCGCTGCTGCAGCCGTTCTACGACGCAGGCGTGCCGGCGCGCCTGCTCGATGCGATTGAACCGCTGCTGACCGAGATCGTCGAGCTCGGCTATGACCGTGAGACCCCGGTGTGGCAGGCGACGTCGGCCAAGCTGCTTCCGCGGCCGGAGCTGCTCCTCAAGGCGCTGCCGAAGTTGGTTGCCGCGCTGAAGAAGGGCGTCAAGATCCTGGTCGGGCGTACCCCCGCCGCGCGAACGTTGTCCGACGAATCGGCCGGCACATCCGTCGCTTCCGCGCCGCTCGCGCAGACGTCTCTGGAAGCCAAGCGGAGCTCGAAAGTGCTGTGGCCGTCATCAGTCAAACGCGCGGAGTTCAGCGCAGAGCGGCCCGCCCGGCGAGGGTCGGCCGTTCGGGCGACCCAGAATCTGAAGGCTGCCGTCGACAGGGTGCGGGACGGATTCCAGCGGGCGGGAGCCAGATTCAAGGTCAAGTCACGGGCGCAGACACAGACCACGACCGAGTCGGGACGCGAGTCGCAGAACTCGCCGAGCACCGCTGACGCCGCGGCCTGA
- the hypE gene encoding hydrogenase expression/formation protein HypE: protein MRERPVTIDPADWVCPLPLRETKRIVLGHGGGGVLSEELIENLFLPAFGTAGGPARDSALLDVPGGRVALTTDSYVVQPLFFPGGNIGDLAVNGTINDLACSGAQPIALTAGFILEEGLELDVLGAVAQTMGKAAADAGVAIVTGDTKVVGRGGADQLFVNTAGVGVVPAGVDIGPERARPGDHIIVSGKLGEHGVAIMSVREGIDFGTVVTTDSAPLHHLVAAMLGVGDPSAVHVLRDPTRGGLVASVVEIARAASVGVELDEARIPVPETVSSACSFLGLDPLQVANEGKVVAFVDPAHSEEILDVMRSRPEGADAVIIGRVVGEHPGMAVAKTAFGTMRVVERELGEQLPRIC, encoded by the coding sequence ATGCGTGAGCGGCCCGTGACCATCGACCCGGCGGACTGGGTGTGCCCGTTGCCGCTGCGGGAGACCAAGCGGATCGTGCTGGGCCACGGCGGCGGGGGTGTGCTGTCGGAGGAACTGATCGAGAACCTGTTCCTGCCGGCGTTCGGCACCGCGGGCGGGCCGGCCCGCGACTCCGCGCTGCTGGACGTGCCGGGCGGCAGGGTGGCGCTGACCACGGATTCCTATGTGGTTCAACCACTTTTCTTTCCCGGCGGCAACATCGGCGACCTCGCTGTCAACGGCACCATCAACGATCTTGCCTGCAGTGGGGCACAGCCGATTGCGCTGACCGCCGGGTTCATCCTGGAGGAGGGGTTGGAACTGGACGTACTCGGTGCCGTCGCGCAGACGATGGGCAAGGCCGCCGCGGACGCCGGGGTGGCCATCGTCACCGGTGACACCAAGGTGGTCGGAAGGGGCGGTGCTGATCAACTGTTCGTCAACACCGCGGGAGTGGGAGTTGTGCCCGCCGGCGTCGACATCGGCCCGGAGCGCGCGCGTCCGGGCGACCACATCATCGTGTCGGGCAAGCTCGGCGAGCACGGGGTTGCGATCATGAGCGTGCGCGAGGGGATCGACTTCGGGACGGTCGTGACCACTGACAGCGCCCCGTTGCACCACCTGGTGGCGGCGATGCTCGGTGTCGGTGACCCGTCGGCGGTCCACGTGCTGCGCGACCCGACCCGCGGCGGCCTGGTCGCCTCGGTGGTGGAGATCGCGCGGGCCGCATCGGTGGGCGTCGAGTTGGACGAGGCGAGAATTCCTGTGCCCGAGACTGTCTCGTCGGCGTGCTCGTTCCTTGGGCTGGACCCGCTGCAGGTGGCCAACGAGGGGAAGGTGGTGGCATTCGTCGACCCCGCGCACAGCGAAGAGATTCTCGACGTGATGCGGTCGCGTCCCGAGGGGGCCGACGCCGTGATCATCGGGCGCGTCGTCGGCGAGCACCCCGGGATGGCCGTGGCGAAGACCGCCTTCGGAACCATGCGGGTCGTCGAGCGCGAACTGGGGGAGCAGTTGCCCCGAATCTGCTGA
- the hypD gene encoding hydrogenase formation protein HypD has translation MRYLDEFRDPVAARQLVDQIRDRATQPWTIMEVCGGQTHSIIRNGLDQLLDGAVEFIHGPGCPVCVTPLEMIDRALEIAAREDVIFCSFGDMLRVPGSRHDLFSVRARGGDVRIVYSPLDATKVAADNPEKEVVFFGVGFETTAPANAMAVVHAQRLGLTNFSMLVSHVLVPPAMRAILSSPTNRVQGFLAAGHVCTVMGMSEYGPLVDEFKVPIVVTGFEPLDLLEGVRQVVDLLEAGTPQLRNAYPRAVSPEGNTVAQQTLSEVFTVTDRQWRGIGMIPQSGWTLSPRWAPFDAEIRFGVGHLQVEESTLCHSGEVLQGLMKPNECPAFGTACTPRTPLGATMVSAEGACAAYYQFRRLEAPAHA, from the coding sequence ATGAGATACCTGGACGAGTTCCGCGATCCGGTGGCGGCACGACAGTTGGTGGACCAGATCCGCGACCGTGCCACCCAACCGTGGACGATCATGGAGGTCTGTGGCGGGCAGACGCATTCGATCATCCGCAACGGCTTAGACCAACTGCTCGACGGCGCCGTGGAGTTCATCCACGGCCCGGGGTGTCCGGTGTGTGTAACACCGCTGGAGATGATCGACCGGGCCCTGGAGATCGCCGCGCGGGAGGACGTGATCTTCTGCTCATTCGGCGACATGCTGCGGGTTCCGGGAAGCCGGCACGACCTGTTCAGTGTGCGGGCCCGCGGTGGGGACGTCCGCATCGTCTACTCCCCACTGGACGCGACCAAGGTGGCCGCCGACAATCCGGAGAAGGAGGTGGTCTTCTTCGGTGTCGGATTCGAGACCACCGCACCGGCCAACGCGATGGCGGTGGTGCATGCCCAGCGGCTTGGGCTGACGAACTTCTCGATGCTGGTGTCGCATGTGCTCGTGCCTCCGGCGATGCGGGCGATCCTGAGTTCGCCGACGAATCGGGTGCAGGGGTTCCTGGCGGCCGGTCACGTCTGCACCGTGATGGGGATGTCCGAATACGGGCCGCTGGTGGACGAATTCAAGGTCCCGATTGTCGTCACGGGTTTCGAGCCCCTCGACCTGCTCGAGGGGGTGCGTCAGGTGGTCGACCTGCTGGAAGCCGGGACCCCGCAACTGCGCAACGCCTATCCGCGCGCGGTCAGCCCCGAGGGCAACACCGTGGCGCAGCAGACCCTGTCCGAGGTGTTCACCGTGACCGATCGGCAGTGGCGAGGCATCGGCATGATCCCGCAGTCGGGGTGGACGCTTTCGCCGCGGTGGGCGCCGTTCGACGCCGAGATCCGGTTCGGAGTAGGGCATCTGCAGGTCGAGGAGTCAACGCTGTGTCACAGCGGTGAGGTGCTGCAGGGACTGATGAAACCCAACGAATGTCCCGCCTTCGGCACGGCCTGCACACCGCGGACCCCGCTGGGCGCGACCATGGTCTCGGCCGAGGGAGCCTGCGCCGCCTACTACCAGTTCCGCCGGCTTGAAGCGCCCGCCCATGCGTGA
- a CDS encoding HypC/HybG/HupF family hydrogenase formation chaperone gives MCLGIPGRVVAIWDDSGTRMSTVDFGGTTKTVCLAYLPEMTIGEYAIVHAGFAIARLDEESANATLQMFGERGVLAEELAGEAGQVGEPGRRERA, from the coding sequence ATGTGCCTAGGAATTCCCGGAAGAGTGGTGGCAATCTGGGACGACTCGGGGACGCGGATGTCGACTGTCGACTTCGGCGGCACCACGAAAACAGTGTGTCTTGCCTATCTCCCGGAGATGACGATCGGCGAATACGCCATCGTGCATGCGGGTTTCGCGATCGCCCGCCTGGACGAGGAGTCCGCCAACGCGACGCTGCAGATGTTCGGTGAGCGCGGTGTGCTCGCCGAGGAGCTTGCCGGAGAGGCAGGTCAGGTCGGGGAGCCTGGAAGGAGGGAACGAGCATGA
- the hypF gene encoding carbamoyltransferase HypF gives MTSRLTTSPTTVRVRLDIAGVVQGVGFRPAVARAALRYGAIGFVFNDAGSVHCEVEGAPEVVDAVVAEIQLRAPPMARIDALQRTDVPPRGGVGFEIVDSARGQGRTLVPPDIAICADCLRELRDPTDRRSGHAFITCTNCGPRYTVITDLPYDRPATTMAGFVMCARCAAEYHDPADRRFHAQTIACPDCGPTLRWEGPGGVSADGPLAAAAAALRDGMIVAIKGIGGYHLACRAENAATVAELRRRKDRPAKPFAVMVPDLATARRLADVGPDAEVLLCSPAAPIVLLPGRDERIQRAVAPGLRDIGLMLAYSPVHHLLFDRLGGDPLVMTSANQGGSPIVFRDADLCWIDGLADGVLTHDRPVHVSCEDSVLALDAAGDPVPIRRSRGYAPLPVSVGINSPQVILATGGDLKTTFCLMGDDGHAHMSSHLGDMADPRTQTCFEAAYRHLAFMTDRTPELFACDLHPGYATTAWATRHSSAVHRVQHHHAHAVSLLAEQGRLASPMIAAAYDGTGYGSDGTIWGGELLVITDPARFTRFGHVQTFGLPGGEGAVRQPARIALDLLHRAGIDWDHRLPCVRALDDTAIRILAQQIPRQVGCVPTSSMGRLFDAVASLLGVCQWVTYEGQAAVELEQVARSGRPVALDFAVDAGVLDPSPLITGLVEGMRTGVGVADLAAGFHEAVIRASTLGLDACAASTGIGTVGLTGGVFVNRLLLDGLRKVLLDRGFEVLTHRVLPCNDGGLALGQAVIAAAERSARCA, from the coding sequence GTGACCAGCAGATTGACGACGTCTCCGACGACGGTGCGAGTGCGCCTCGACATCGCCGGCGTGGTGCAGGGCGTCGGTTTTCGGCCCGCGGTGGCGCGCGCGGCCCTCCGGTACGGCGCCATCGGGTTCGTGTTCAACGATGCCGGATCGGTGCACTGCGAGGTGGAGGGTGCGCCCGAGGTCGTCGACGCCGTGGTGGCCGAAATCCAGTTGCGAGCCCCTCCGATGGCCAGGATCGATGCGCTTCAGCGGACCGATGTGCCGCCGCGTGGTGGCGTCGGTTTCGAGATCGTCGACAGCGCGCGCGGTCAGGGACGCACCCTCGTGCCGCCTGACATCGCGATCTGCGCCGACTGCCTGCGGGAACTCCGAGACCCGACCGATCGGCGCTCGGGGCACGCTTTCATCACCTGCACCAACTGCGGTCCGCGGTACACGGTGATCACCGACCTGCCCTACGACCGGCCCGCGACGACCATGGCCGGATTCGTGATGTGTGCGCGGTGCGCCGCCGAGTACCACGATCCCGCCGACCGGCGATTCCACGCCCAGACCATCGCGTGTCCCGACTGCGGGCCCACCCTGCGCTGGGAGGGGCCCGGGGGAGTCAGCGCCGACGGCCCGCTGGCCGCCGCGGCGGCAGCGTTGCGGGACGGAATGATCGTCGCGATCAAGGGGATCGGCGGGTATCACCTGGCCTGTCGGGCCGAGAACGCGGCGACGGTGGCTGAGCTGCGGCGGCGTAAGGATCGTCCCGCTAAGCCCTTTGCGGTGATGGTGCCCGATCTCGCGACCGCACGACGTCTCGCCGACGTCGGCCCCGACGCCGAGGTGCTGCTGTGCTCACCGGCCGCGCCCATCGTGCTGCTGCCCGGCCGCGACGAGCGGATCCAGCGTGCGGTGGCCCCTGGCCTGCGGGATATCGGCCTCATGTTGGCCTACTCGCCCGTGCACCACCTGTTGTTCGATCGACTCGGTGGTGACCCGCTCGTGATGACCTCGGCCAATCAGGGCGGGTCGCCGATCGTCTTCCGCGACGCCGATCTGTGTTGGATCGACGGCCTCGCCGACGGAGTGCTCACCCACGACCGCCCCGTCCACGTCTCCTGTGAGGACTCGGTGCTCGCTCTCGACGCGGCGGGCGACCCGGTGCCGATCCGCCGCTCGCGTGGGTATGCGCCGCTGCCGGTGTCGGTCGGAATCAACAGCCCACAGGTGATCCTGGCCACCGGCGGTGATCTCAAGACCACCTTCTGTCTGATGGGCGACGACGGCCACGCACATATGTCGTCGCACCTGGGGGATATGGCCGACCCGCGTACCCAGACCTGCTTCGAGGCGGCCTACCGTCATCTGGCGTTCATGACCGACCGCACGCCGGAGTTGTTCGCCTGTGATCTGCACCCGGGTTATGCGACCACGGCGTGGGCCACTCGTCACTCCAGTGCGGTGCACCGCGTTCAGCACCACCACGCGCACGCGGTGTCACTGCTGGCCGAGCAGGGGCGGTTGGCGAGTCCGATGATCGCCGCGGCCTACGACGGCACCGGCTACGGTTCCGACGGCACCATCTGGGGTGGCGAACTGCTCGTGATCACCGACCCGGCACGGTTCACCAGGTTCGGGCACGTGCAGACCTTCGGGCTGCCGGGCGGGGAGGGAGCGGTGCGCCAACCGGCGCGCATCGCGCTGGATCTGCTGCACCGCGCCGGCATCGACTGGGATCACCGGCTGCCATGCGTGCGCGCGCTCGACGACACCGCGATCAGGATTCTGGCCCAACAGATTCCGCGTCAGGTCGGCTGCGTTCCGACCAGCAGCATGGGCCGGTTGTTCGACGCGGTGGCCAGCCTGCTCGGCGTATGCCAGTGGGTCACCTACGAGGGCCAGGCGGCGGTCGAACTCGAACAGGTCGCCCGGTCGGGGCGCCCGGTGGCGCTGGACTTCGCGGTGGATGCCGGTGTGCTCGACCCGAGTCCTTTGATCACCGGTCTGGTCGAGGGCATGCGGACCGGCGTCGGCGTGGCCGACTTGGCCGCCGGTTTCCACGAGGCGGTGATCCGTGCCAGCACGCTGGGTCTTGATGCGTGCGCGGCCTCCACCGGGATCGGCACCGTAGGGCTGACCGGCGGGGTGTTCGTCAACCGTCTGCTGCTCGACGGTCTTCGGAAAGTCCTGTTGGACCGTGGTTTCGAAGTTCTCACTCATCGGGTGCTGCCGTGCAACGACGGGGGCCTCGCATTGGGGCAGGCTGTGATCGCGGCTGCGGAAAGGAGCGCGAGATGTGCCTAG
- a CDS encoding hydrogenase maturation nickel metallochaperone HypA: MHELSLCQAIVSVVRSAAQGRHVEVVRVRVGALRQVVPESLEFCWSLLRDHEDLADAELELELVSGEVVCRNCRQRSQIDSRWSVCCPACESADVEITRGSEFLVTSLDVT, translated from the coding sequence GTGCACGAGTTGTCGCTGTGCCAGGCGATCGTCTCCGTGGTCAGATCCGCTGCCCAGGGCCGGCATGTCGAGGTCGTGCGGGTGCGGGTCGGGGCGCTGCGTCAGGTGGTGCCCGAGTCGCTCGAGTTCTGTTGGTCGCTGCTGCGGGACCACGAGGATCTGGCCGACGCCGAACTGGAACTCGAACTGGTGTCCGGTGAGGTGGTGTGCCGGAATTGTCGGCAGCGTTCACAGATCGACTCGCGCTGGTCGGTCTGCTGCCCGGCATGCGAGAGCGCCGACGTCGAGATCACCCGGGGCAGTGAATTCCTCGTGACATCGCTGGACGTCACGTGA
- the hypB gene encoding hydrogenase nickel incorporation protein HypB, which produces MGRFHRHDDGTVHSHEHNGTGHDHGDHSGYSTGSQRIEVLESIFAENDTRAAINRSMFEANGIRAMNLMSSPGSGKTTVLSATLDALADEFSIGVIEGDIATDLDAAKLEGRGAQISLLNTDNGFGGECHLDAPMINRALQGLDLPGLDLVIVENVGNLVCPAEFDVGEHAKAMVYSVTEGEDKPLKYPVMFRAVDVVLLNKIDLVPHLGVDLDQYVDHVRMVNPSAVILPVSARTGAGMRAWFDWLRRFIANDDSLTSTSARSRPKN; this is translated from the coding sequence ATGGGCCGATTTCACCGTCATGACGACGGTACGGTGCACAGCCACGAGCACAACGGCACCGGACATGATCACGGCGACCACAGCGGCTATTCGACCGGTTCACAGCGGATCGAGGTGCTCGAGTCGATCTTCGCTGAGAATGACACGCGCGCCGCCATCAACCGAAGCATGTTCGAGGCCAACGGGATCCGGGCGATGAACCTGATGAGCTCGCCGGGGTCGGGCAAGACGACGGTACTGTCCGCGACATTGGACGCACTGGCCGACGAGTTCTCGATCGGCGTCATCGAGGGCGACATCGCCACCGATCTGGATGCCGCCAAGCTCGAAGGCCGCGGCGCCCAGATTTCACTGCTCAACACCGACAACGGCTTCGGTGGCGAATGCCATCTGGACGCGCCCATGATCAACCGCGCACTGCAGGGGCTCGACCTGCCCGGCCTCGATCTCGTCATCGTCGAGAATGTCGGCAACCTGGTGTGCCCGGCGGAATTCGACGTCGGCGAGCACGCCAAGGCGATGGTCTACTCCGTGACCGAGGGGGAGGACAAACCGCTGAAGTATCCGGTGATGTTCCGCGCAGTGGATGTGGTGCTGCTGAACAAGATCGATCTGGTTCCTCACCTCGGCGTCGACCTCGATCAGTACGTCGATCATGTCCGCATGGTCAACCCGTCGGCCGTGATCCTTCCGGTCAGCGCGCGCACCGGAGCAGGCATGAGGGCCTGGTTCGATTGGCTGCGCCGGTTCATCGCAAACGACGATTCGTTGACATCGACGAGTGCACGGAGTAGACCCAAGAACTAA